The nucleotide window CATGCAATAAAATAATAAAATCTTGCTATATAATTACTATAAATTTATACACAGGAGAAAATTTTTTACATGAATATGAACTCTAAAGAAGTACCCGAACGGAAAAATATTCCCGCTGAATTTAAATGGGATCTCGAAGCAATCTATAAAACTTTTGACGACTGGCAGAAATCTTTTAATGAAGTCAAGACAAAAATTGACGCTTTAAAAAATTATTCCGGCCGGCTCGGTGAAGGTGCTGACACTTTACTTGCATTTATTAAAGATGACGAGGCAATATCGCTCGAATTAAATAAATTATACGTTTACGCAAATATGAAGAGTCACGAAGATTTACGCGAGTCAAAGCCTATGGAATTAGCCGGATTAGCTGAAAATTTGTTAGTTCAATACTCTACTACAGCGGCTTTCTTTGAACCTGAAATTCTTGCACTCCCTAAGGACTATATTAATAACTGCATTAAGAATAATCACGAACTCACACAATATGAATTCTTTTTCCGGAAATTATTACGTGAACGCGAGCACATTTTATCGCCCGAAATTGAATACCTGCTTGCTAAGACCGGCGAAATTTCTTCAGTGCCCGATAATGCTTTCACACTATTAACTGACGCAGATATGAAATTTCAGGATATTCAGGACGATGACGGCAATTTAACGGAACTCACAGAAGAACGCTGGTACAAATTCAGCCGGAGCCTTAACCGTGAAGTCAGGCGAAATGCTTTTATAGGAATCTACGGGACTTACGAGAAATTCAAGAATTCAATCGCGGCTTTATATTCAGGTTCAGTGAAGGGCGATATTTTTTACTCTCAAGCAAGAAAATATAATAACTCTCTTGATATGGCTTTATTTGCCGAGAACGTCCCCGAATGCGTTTATAATCACGTTGTAGAGACTGCCAAAGAATACGCGCCCCTAATGCATAAATTAATATCTCTGCGCAAAAAAGTTTTAAATCTTGACGAGTTCCATTTTTATGATTTAAACGTGCCCATTTCGCAGGAACCTTCGGACGATATAAAATTTAATGACGCTGTAGACTTGGCCGTTAAAGCCCTTGCTCCGCTCGGTGATGATTATATCGCAAATTTCAAGCGCGGGATCTCTCAAAACTGGATCGACATTTACGAGAATAAAGGCAAGAGAAAAGGTGCTTACTCATGGGGCAGTTATGGGACTCATCCGTATGTATTATTAAATTATAACGGGACTTTGCGCGATGTCTTTACTCTCGTTCATGAAATGGGTCATAGTTTACACAGTTTTTATTCACGCTCGAATCAGCCTCAAGTTTACGCAGATTACACGATTTTGCTTGCTGAAGTAGCTTCTACCACGAACGAGGCATTATTACTTGAATACATGTTAAATAACGCGTCGAGTCAAGAAAATAAAAAATGGCTGCTTAATTATTATTATGACATGGTGCGGACTACTTTTTACAGGCAGGCTATGTTCGCAGAGTTTGAGCGGGAGACTCATAAGCACGCAGAGTCGGGGCAAATTTTGACTCCTGATTATATGTGCAATTTATGGGAAGAGTTAAATAATTCCTGTTATGGCCCGGACATGAAAATCGATAAAGAACTTTGTGCGGAATGGGCGAGAATACCTCATTTTTACACGGCGTTTTACGTGTATAAATACGTTACAGGCTTCACGGCTGCGAGTGCTTTTGCGTCGTCTATAATTAATAATGAAGATGGAGCAGTTAATCGCTACTTGAAATTTTTGCAGAGCGGCGGCAGTGATTACTCGTTAAATATTCTGCGTCGGGCAGGAGTCGACTTGACTGAGCGCGAACCCTTTGAGCGGACTATGAAAATGTTTGAGTCGCGTTTAAATGAAGGCATAAAAGCATGGAATATATAAATTTATGAGCGGCATATTAAGGAAAATTTTTTACAAGATAGCATGTATAATTACTCGGCTATAATAATCGAGGTGATTTTGTAAATGTCAGAAATAAAATTAATCGCGTTTGATCTTGATGATACCCTATTCAACAGCAATAAAGATATATCTCAAGCAAATATGGACGCTTTAGAACGTGCCGCAAAAATGGGAATTGAACTCGTGCCGACGACTGGGCGGTTTTGGAGCATTGTTCACGAGAAATTAAGAAATTCGGGCTTGATTCACTATGCTATAACACTGAACGGAGCAGAAATTTTTGATGTCAGGCAAAATAAATCTATAGCAAAATTTGAGATTCCGTTTTATAGGGCTGCTTTAATGTCGCGAGTCTTTGATGAGATTCCGGGGATTGCTTACGACTGCGTTATAAACAGTCAGGGCTATATGAGGCGCGATTTTTACGAGACTGCGAAAGATTTTACCATAGGCGAATGGCAGTATATCATGATAAAGACTTCACGCAAAACCGTTGATAACATGAGCGAGTTTTTATTAACACAAAAAATGGGCGTTCAAAAAATGTTAATCTTGACTCTTGATAATAAATTGCGTCTTGATTTATTGCATTCACTCCCGGCAGTATTTCCGCATAATTTATTTACGACTTCAGTGCCTAATAATATCGAAATCAATGACTTAAACGCTAATAAGGGCGGTGCTCTGAAATTTTTAGCTGAATACTTGAAACTTGATATAAAATCAACTATGGCATTTGGAGACGGCACTAATGATATTAGCATGATTCAGGCAGCAGGAATCGGAGTCGCCATGAAAAACGCTTGTCAGGAGGCATTGAATATAGCAGATTATATTACGGACTCATGCGATAATGACGGAGTCGCGAAAGGAATTCAAAAATTTTGCTTGTAATAATAATTTCATGCCTATTAATTGAGAATGTAACACGATATTTTTTGCGTGATTCTATAGAGTTAAGCACTAATCCCGGAGTAGCTTTCGGAATAATGAAAGATTTTCCGGGACTGGCTTTGACTCTTGCGATAATTACATGCTTGATAATTCTTTGTGTGTGCTTATTTGCGAGAATTAAGAAAATGACTCGTGCGGGGCTTGCGTTAATTTCCGGCGGGGCATTGTCGAATTTGCTAGAAAGAATTTTTTGCGGCTATGTTATTGACTGGATAGAATTCCCGTTCTTGCTTGATTTAAGATTTAATCTTTCTGACGTTTTTATATCGCTGGGAGCATTAATCGTGTTTATCTCGTTAATTCAGCAAAAAAATAATACTCTCCCGGAAAATTTGAGCCAGAATCCGAAAGAGTAATAATTTATTTATTTCACAGAGTCAAAACCTTTTTTCAAGTCTTCTATAATGTCATCAATATGTTCTGTTCCTATTGAAAGTCTTATAGTTGTAGGCTTAATCCCGCATGATAGTAATTCCTGCTCTGATAATTGCGAGTGTGTAGTTGAAGCCGGGTGAATGACTAGTGATTTAACATCGGCAACGTTCGCTAATAACGAGAATAATTCTAGACTCTCAGTGAATTTCTTGGCCGTGTTCGAGTCTCCCTTAATGTCAAATGTGAAGATTGAGCCGCCGCCATTAGGAAAATATTTTTTGTAGAGTTCGCCCGCCCTGCCTGATTCTAAAGAAGGGTGATTTACTTTTGCGACTTGAGGGTGATTCTTTAAGAATTCTACAACTTTTAATGCATTCTGAACGTGTCTCTCAACTCGGAGTGAAAGAGTCTCAAGCCCCTGCAGCAATAGAAACGAGTTAAAAGGAGATATGCAAGCTCCCTGATCACGCATTAAAGTCGTGCGCAATTTTATTATATATGCAAGATTGCCGGCTGCCTGAGTGAAAGTTATTCCGTGATATGAAGGATTAGGCTTTGAGAGTCCCGGGAATTTGTCATTTTGTGCCCAGTCGAAATTACCGCCGTCGACTATTACACCGCCCATTACTGTACCATGACCGCCGATAAATTTCGTCGCAGAATGTACAACTATGTCCGCCCCGTATTCAATCGGTCTGCATAAAAACGGGCTCGCAAAAGTATTATCAATTATGAGCGGGAGTCCGTGTTTATGTGCAATTTTCGCTATTGCCTCAATGTCTATAACGTCTGAATTTGGATTCCCTAGAGTCTCAGCATATAATAATTTTGTCTCCGGCTTGATTGCTTTCTCGAAATTTTCAGGGATTGACGGATCTACAAAACTCGCTGTTACTCCCTGTTCGGGTAAAGTGTTCGCAAATAAATTAAACGTCCCGCCGTAAAGATTCGTGGATGATACGACATGAGAGCCAGCAGTCGCTATATTTTGCACCGCGTAAGTTATCGCAGCAGACCCCGACGCAGCAGCCAAAGCCCCCGCTCCGCTTTCAAGTGCCGCTATTCTTTTCTCGAATATATCATTAGTAGGATTCATTAAACGGGTGTAAATATTGCCCGGTTCAGTCAGTGAGAATCTTCCCGCAGCAGTCGCCGAGTCCTTAAATACATATGATGTCGTTGCATAAATCGGAACAGCCCGCGAGTCAGTTGCCGGATCTGCATTTTCTTGTCCTACGTGTAATTGCAAGGTCTCAAATTTATATTTGCCCATGGTTATTGCCTTCTTTCGAGCTTGATTTATTGAATATTATTACTTTATTATAGCCTTCAGGTAAATATTTATAAGTCATAATATATAGCGCGCTGCTTAATCTGTTAAGTACATAATTGAGTCTCAACTCGTCATTTATGAAAGTTTTGCAGGAAATTAACTCAATTTCACGCACAAGAGTCCGCAATAAATTTATACTTGCTGAAAGTCTACCCATTTCGTAACACGGCAGAATATGTCCGAGTCCGTAAAAATTTTTAGGATTGTGCGAGCGTTTATGTATTTCGTCATCGTCGAGTCCAAATAAAATTAATTTCTCGCTAAAAATTTCGTCTCGTGCTTCACAGGATTGAATTTTGCGTATAATTTCGCGTATTTCTTCTAAGTCCGCAATAAATTCTTGATTATCCGAGCTTGTTTGCAAGTAAATTATCTGCGCATTCAGTGAGTCGAGTCGCCCTCTTAGAATTATTCTTGTGCTTGTCTTGTCGGTCATGCTCCCAGTGTCGCCACCATTACAGCTTTAATCGTGTGCATTCTGTTTTCTGCCTCGTCAAAAACTTTTGAGCGTTCTGACTCAAAAATTTCTTCTGTTACTTCACAGCCCTTAACAGCCGGTAAACAATGCAAAAATATAGTTGACTCTTTTCCTGTCGCCTGCATAACTCGTGAATTAACCTGCCAGCCCTGCAATAATTTATAGCGTTCTTCTT belongs to Synergistaceae bacterium and includes:
- the pepF gene encoding oligoendopeptidase F, which encodes MNMNSKEVPERKNIPAEFKWDLEAIYKTFDDWQKSFNEVKTKIDALKNYSGRLGEGADTLLAFIKDDEAISLELNKLYVYANMKSHEDLRESKPMELAGLAENLLVQYSTTAAFFEPEILALPKDYINNCIKNNHELTQYEFFFRKLLREREHILSPEIEYLLAKTGEISSVPDNAFTLLTDADMKFQDIQDDDGNLTELTEERWYKFSRSLNREVRRNAFIGIYGTYEKFKNSIAALYSGSVKGDIFYSQARKYNNSLDMALFAENVPECVYNHVVETAKEYAPLMHKLISLRKKVLNLDEFHFYDLNVPISQEPSDDIKFNDAVDLAVKALAPLGDDYIANFKRGISQNWIDIYENKGKRKGAYSWGSYGTHPYVLLNYNGTLRDVFTLVHEMGHSLHSFYSRSNQPQVYADYTILLAEVASTTNEALLLEYMLNNASSQENKKWLLNYYYDMVRTTFYRQAMFAEFERETHKHAESGQILTPDYMCNLWEELNNSCYGPDMKIDKELCAEWARIPHFYTAFYVYKYVTGFTAASAFASSIINNEDGAVNRYLKFLQSGGSDYSLNILRRAGVDLTEREPFERTMKMFESRLNEGIKAWNI
- a CDS encoding O-acetylhomoserine aminocarboxypropyltransferase/cysteine synthase → MGKYKFETLQLHVGQENADPATDSRAVPIYATTSYVFKDSATAAGRFSLTEPGNIYTRLMNPTNDIFEKRIAALESGAGALAAASGSAAITYAVQNIATAGSHVVSSTNLYGGTFNLFANTLPEQGVTASFVDPSIPENFEKAIKPETKLLYAETLGNPNSDVIDIEAIAKIAHKHGLPLIIDNTFASPFLCRPIEYGADIVVHSATKFIGGHGTVMGGVIVDGGNFDWAQNDKFPGLSKPNPSYHGITFTQAAGNLAYIIKLRTTLMRDQGACISPFNSFLLLQGLETLSLRVERHVQNALKVVEFLKNHPQVAKVNHPSLESGRAGELYKKYFPNGGGSIFTFDIKGDSNTAKKFTESLELFSLLANVADVKSLVIHPASTTHSQLSEQELLSCGIKPTTIRLSIGTEHIDDIIEDLKKGFDSVK
- a CDS encoding signal peptidase II, translating into MLVIIISCLLIENVTRYFLRDSIELSTNPGVAFGIMKDFPGLALTLAIITCLIILCVCLFARIKKMTRAGLALISGGALSNLLERIFCGYVIDWIEFPFLLDLRFNLSDVFISLGALIVFISLIQQKNNTLPENLSQNPKE
- a CDS encoding HAD family phosphatase, translating into MSEIKLIAFDLDDTLFNSNKDISQANMDALERAAKMGIELVPTTGRFWSIVHEKLRNSGLIHYAITLNGAEIFDVRQNKSIAKFEIPFYRAALMSRVFDEIPGIAYDCVINSQGYMRRDFYETAKDFTIGEWQYIMIKTSRKTVDNMSEFLLTQKMGVQKMLILTLDNKLRLDLLHSLPAVFPHNLFTTSVPNNIEINDLNANKGGALKFLAEYLKLDIKSTMAFGDGTNDISMIQAAGIGVAMKNACQEALNIADYITDSCDNDGVAKGIQKFCL